In one Hypomesus transpacificus isolate Combined female chromosome 18, fHypTra1, whole genome shotgun sequence genomic region, the following are encoded:
- the znf335 gene encoding zinc finger protein 335 isoform X2 gives MDSEEIEVESSSDVGPSGMEEPSESGMGMESSEAMSADSSDAASAHHGTPAPESDCHVGQSSEGLMVFLPETSSSTDVRATAHLPDSSSVAQSTSVSSVSTVTQSILVSESAQVLVHSSAVSDGCMMVSDSTASTSSDMGSAIDKIIESTIGPDIMNGCIAVTSAEDGGAESDRYLILQGPDDGAPMVAHMSSSALSSRIAIEALSEGPTSTCHDQGDLQGGVEPDHSDDQPGPSGYSSAHPDQPQHSSQYVECSGDGPDQTGESSSYMESSREEPDQTRSRSSFPVYGRADNSDQDLPGYVECSGADSNPSHHGRRYVVECSDRGYLPSAERPQNSRYIDSSDDHSQSRQYGAQYGAQHGADADSEQPGCSHSEYHPQEEDEEAEPDQPQHSGQPQNSCYLETSEGPEGSLYADEGTSSDQPFADTAGPCELSEAVACGECQPGPYISSSGTYSSLPEPGAAPRSGGDEDDRGVGASGVAAGEGTVEEEEEGSGTRAPNLAELEEMMEVVIVQQFKCKMCPYKSVSKDTLINHMRDRHFKPAGDFPKKRGRGRPRKSEQLARLRRAEVKGEEERNQKPPAPEEEEDDIVDAGAIDDPEEDSDYNPADEDCRGRPPVPLQKPPPPCSSSSHGRPRRRAGRPRKFSLIEEGYSTRGETASGSPAKRPKTSAAEEPSLPEEASSSGMGNRPVPSNGGDEAEAGISQSDSENKDPSSNMPLEEEFFPRKRGRPSKRFLRKKYKKYMNRKYCKSLKPLVRPHNCWICGSRFMSQDDLRFHVDSHEGNDPERFKCLQCNYRCKRWSSLKEHMFNHEGNKPFKCEECDYSSVYRKDVIRHSATHNKDKKIKTELVALHVSQCPRVSQFACPVCHRVYPMQKRLTQHMKTHSTEKPHMCDKCGKSFKKRYTFKVHLLTHIQTLGDSSFKCEFCDYTCDNKKLLLNHQLSHTNDKPFKCDYCKYSTSKEDFLVSHLAIKHTGEKPFSCDMCHFMTRHRKNLRLHVQCRHAEAFEEWSTSHPEEPVRRRRRPFFTLQQIEELKQQHDDTHGLHNAIVVDPDTLQAMQGMDNASVTQDALGNTTIIYEQAESTDLSAQNALDLLLNMSNARELVGNSLQVAVLKSDGRALEAGSWTGLASAPGQPQKVVTFHVSENGETVVQEAYEAASAETGELAQIAIEAYEGAEDFSVVEQAAEEIHSTGPGYSVESSSPASQATEDSGVSGSDNHKGHSDKYYLTSGLGDGELQQVELSSEAPGSPCTLGSPQQSLNPKRFSCRICMESFHGRSDMENHKRAHLDPGTFKCPDCDFTASSWPEVKTHMGLHAYLRPHKCPSCSFASKNKKDLRRHMMTHTNEKPFSCELCGQRFNRNGHLKFHMERLHSQDPPTRKPRSCTPQHTIIVNSDEEALASLQSLQANQAVINPERLQQALGQEHIIVAQDQTLSDQEEGSYIQQITTVDGQTIQHLMTGDNQVTEVQYIISQDGVQHLIPQEYVVVADGNHIQMPDGQIIQYEHDGTFLQEQQIALSHDGQIRYLPISSEQQIVSPEDLETAAHSAVSADAAMSQTQTVYTEATPEQLQQLQQQGIQYDVIHFTDE, from the exons ATGGACTCTGAGGAGATTGAGGTGGAGAGCAGTAGCGATGTGGGCCCCTCGGGGATGGAGGAGCCGTCTGAGAGTGGCATGGGCATGGAGTCGTCTGAGGCCATGTCTGCAGACAGCAGCGATGCCGCCTCGGCTCACCATGGCACACCGGCCCCCGAGTCTGACTGCCACGTGGGGCAGAGCTCAGAGGGGCTCATG GTGTTCCTCCCGGAGACCAGCTCGAGCACAGACGTCCGAGCCACTGCCCACCTCCCAGACTCCTCCTCGGTGGCCCAATCCACCAGCGTGTCCAGCGTCTCCACGGTAACCCAGTCCATCCTGGTGTCAGAGTCAGCCCAGGTGCTGGTCCACTCCAGCGCGGTGTCGGACGGGTGCATGATGGTGTCTGACTCCacggcctccacctcctcagacATGGGTTCCGCCATCGACAAAATCATTGAATCCACCATTGGGCCCGACATCATGAATG GTTGCATTGCAGTTACCAGTGCTGAGGATGGGGGTGCAGAATCAGACCGGTACCTGATTCTACAAGGACCAGATGATG GGGCGCCTATGGTGGCCCACATGTCCTCCTCGGCCTTGTCCAGCCGCATCGCTATTGAGGCCCTGTCAGAGGgtcccacctccacctgccatGACCAGGGGGACCTGCAGGGGGGTGTGGAGCCTGACCACTCCGACGACCAGCCAGGCCCCTCCGGCTACAGCTCGGCCCACCCTGACCAGCCCCAGCACTCCTCCCAGTATGTGGAGTGCAGTGGAGATGGGCCGGACCAGACCGGGGAGTCTTCCTCCTACATGGAATCGTCCAGAGAGGAGCCCGATCAGACCAGGTCCCGGTCCAGTTTTCCGGTGTATGGCCGGGCGGACAACTCGGACCAGGACCTTCCGGGGTACGTGGAGTGCAGTGGTGCCGACTCCAACCCCTCCCACCACGGCCGGCGCTACGTGGTGGAGTGCAGCGACAGGGGCTACCTGCCGTCGGCTGAGCGGCCGCAAAACTCTCGCTACATTGACAGTAGCGATGACCACTCTCAGAGCCGACAGTACGGGGCCCAGTATGGGGCACAGCACGGGGCGGATGCAGACTCGGAGCAGCCTGGCTGTTCACACTCCGAGTACCATCcccaggaggaggatgaggaggcagaACCAGACCAGCCCCAGCACTCTGGACAGCCTCAGAACTCCTGCTACCTGGAGACCAGCGAGGGGCCGGAGGGCTCCCTCTACGCCGACGAGGGCACTTCCTCAGACCAACCCTTTGCCGACACCGCTGGCCCCTGTGAGCTGTCTGAGGCTGTGGCTTGCGGCGAGTGCCAGCCGGGGCCATACATCAGCAGCAGCGGCACCTACTCCTCCCTTCCGGAGCCAGGCGCCGCGCCAAGGTCAGGGGGGGACGAGGAcgacaggggggtgggggcatcaGGCGTGGCGGCGGGGGaggggacggtggaggaggaggaggaggggagcgggACGCGGGCGCCAAACCTGGCTGAACTTGAGGAGATGATGGAGGTGGTGATCGTGCAGCAGTTCAAGTGCAAGATGTGTCCCTACAAAAGCGTCTCCAAGGACACGCTTATCAACCATATGAGGGACAGGCACTTCAAACCAGCAG GTGACTTCCCAAAGAAGCGCGGCCGCGGGCGTCCCAGGAAGAGCGAGCAACTGGCCCGTCTGAGGCGGGcagaggtgaagggagaggaggagaggaaccagAAACCCCCGgcaccagaggaggaggaagacgacaTTGTGGACGCGGGGGCCATTGACGACCCGGAAG AGGACAGTGACTATAACCCAGCAGACGAGGACTGCAGGGGCCGACCGCCTGTCCCTCTGCagaagcccccccctccctgctcctcctcctcccacggTCGCCCCCGGCGccgggccggccggcccagGAAGTTCAGCCTCATTGAGGAGGGCTACAGCACCAGAGGTG AGACAGCTTCTGGGAGCCCAGCCAAGAGACCTAAGACTAGCGCAGCGGAAGAGCCCAGCTTGCCGGAGGAGGCCAGCTCATCCGGCATGGGAAACAGACCGGTGCCTTCCAACGGCGGAGATGAGGCAGAGGCGGGCATCAGCCAGTCGGACTCCGAGAACAAAGACCCTTCCTCCAACATGCCGCTGGAGGAGGAGTTCTTCCCCAGGAAGAGAGGGCGACCCTCCAAGAGGTTCCTCCGTAAGAAGTACAAGAAGTACATGAACCGCAA GTACTGTAAGTCCCTCAAGCCACTGGTGAGGCCTCACAACTGTTGGATCTGCGGCTCCCGCTTCATGTCCCAGGACGACCTGCGCTTCCATGTGGACTCCCATGAGGGCAACGACCCTGAACGCTTTAAGTGCCTCCAGTGTAACTACCGCTGCAAGCGCTGGTCCTCactcaag GAGCACATGTTCAACCACGAGGGCAACAAGCCTTTCAAGTGTGAGGAGTGCGACTACAGCAGCGTGTACAGAAAGGACGTGATCCgacactctgccacacacaaCAAGGACAA GAAAATAAAAACGGAGTTG GTTGCTTTGCATGTATCTCAGTGTCCCAGGGTGTCCCAGTTCGCCTGCCCGGTGTGTCACAGGGTCTATCCCATGCAGAAAAGACTCACACAGCACATGAAGACGCACAGCACTGAGAAACCCCACATGTGTGACAAG TGTGGAAAGTCTTTCAAGAAGCGCTACACCTTCAAAGTGCATCTTCTGACCCACATCCAAACCCTAGGGGACAGTAG TTTCAAATGTGAGTTTTGCGACTACACCTGCGACAACAAGAAGCTGCTCCTTAATCACCAGCTATCCCACACCAACGACAAGCCCTTCAAGTGTGACTACTGTAAATACTCCACATCTAAAGAGGACTTCCTGGTGTCCCACCTGGCCATCAAGCACACAG GAGAGAAGCCATTCTCCTGCGACATGTGCCACTTCATGACGAGGCACAGGAAGAACCTGCGCCTGCACGTGCAGTGTCGCCACGCAGAGGCCTTCGAGGAGTGGAGCACCAGCCACCCCGAGGAGCCGgtccgccgccgccgccgcccctTCTTTACCTTGCAGCAGATTGAGGAGCTCAAGCAGCAGCATGACGACACGCACGGCCTGCACAACGCAATC GTGGTGGACCCTGATACGCTACAAGCTATGCAGGGCATGGACAATGCCTCTGTCACCCAGGATGCCTTGGGAAACACCACCATTATCTATGAACAAG CTGAGTCCACTGACCTGTCGGCCCAGAATGCCCTGGACCTGCTGTTGAACATGAGCAACGCGCGGGAGCTTGTTGGAAACTCCCTTCAG GTGGCAGTGTTGAAGTCTGATGGAAGGGCCCTAGAGGCAGGCTCCTGGACGGGCCTGGCCTCAGCGCCGGGCCAGCCCCAGAAGGTTGTGACCTTCCATGTATCGGAGAACGGCGAGACGGTGGTGCAGGAGGCCTACGAGGCGGCCAGCGCGGAGACGGGCGAGCTGGCGCAGATCGCCATCGAGGCGTACGAGGGGGCGGAGGACTTCAGCGTGGTGGAACAAGCGGCGGAAGAGATCCACAGCACCGGCCCCGGATACAG TGTGGAGAGCAGctccccagccagccaggccaCGGAGGACAGTGGCGTGTCGGGGTCAGACAACCACAAGGGTCACAGCGACAAATACTACCTGACCTCTGGGCTCGGGGACGGGGAGCTACAGCAGGTGGAG TTGAGCAGTGAGGCCCCTGGTTCTCCCTGCACGCTGGGCTCCCCCCAGCAGAGCCTCAACCCCAAGAGGTTCTCCTGCCGTATCTGCATGGAGTCCTTCCACGGACGCTCCGACATGGAGAACCACAAGAGGGCCCACCTGGACCCAGGGACCTTCAAGTGCCCTGACTGTGACTTCACAGCCTCGTCCTGGCCTGAGGTCAAG ACTCACATGGGGCTGCATGCCTACCTGCGGCCTCACAAGTGCCCCAGCTGCAGCTTCGCCTCCAAGAACAAGAAGGACCTGCGGCGGCACATGATGACACACACCAATGAGAAGCCCTTCTCCTGCGAGCTGTGCGGacagag GTTCAACCGTAACGGCCACCTCAAGTTCCACATGGAGCGCCTCCACAGCCAGGACCCCCCCACACGCAAGCCCCGCTCCTGCACCCCCCAGCACACCATCATCGTCAACAGTGACGAAGAGGCCCTGGCCTCACTGCAGT ccTTACAGGCTAACCAGGCAGTGATCAATCCTGAACGCCTGCAGCAGGCTTTGGGCCAGGAGCACATCATAGTAGCCCAGGACCAGACCCTTTCTGACCAG
- the znf335 gene encoding zinc finger protein 335 isoform X3 — MDSEEIEVESSSDVGPSGMEEPSESGMGMESSEAMSADSSDAASAHHGTPAPESDCHVGQSSEGLMVFLPETSSSTDVRATAHLPDSSSVAQSTSVSSVSTVTQSILVSESAQVLVHSSAVSDGCMMVSDSTASTSSDMGSAIDKIIESTIGPDIMNGCIAVTSAEDGGAESDRYLILQGPDDGAPMVAHMSSSALSSRIAIEALSEGPTSTCHDQGDLQGGVEPDHSDDQPGPSGYSSAHPDQPQHSSQYVECSGDGPDQTGESSSYMESSREEPDQTRSRSSFPVYGRADNSDQDLPGYVECSGADSNPSHHGRRYVVECSDRGYLPSAERPQNSRYIDSSDDHSQSRQYGAQYGAQHGADADSEQPGCSHSEYHPQEEDEEAEPDQPQHSGQPQNSCYLETSEGPEGSLYADEGTSSDQPFADTAGPCELSEAVACGECQPGPYISSSGTYSSLPEPGAAPRSGGDEDDRGVGASGVAAGEGTVEEEEEGSGTRAPNLAELEEMMEVVIVQQFKCKMCPYKSVSKDTLINHMRDRHFKPAGDFPKKRGRGRPRKSEQLARLRRAEVKGEEERNQKPPAPEEEEDDIVDAGAIDDPEEDSDYNPADEDCRGRPPVPLQKPPPPCSSSSHGRPRRRAGRPRKFSLIEEGYSTRGETASGSPAKRPKTSAAEEPSLPEEASSSGMGNRPVPSNGGDEAEAGISQSDSENKDPSSNMPLEEEFFPRKRGRPSKRFLRKKYKKYMNRNRYCKSLKPLVRPHNCWICGSRFMSQDDLRFHVDSHEGNDPERFKCLQCNYRCKRWSSLKEHMFNHEGNKPFKCEECDYSSVYRKDVIRHSATHNKDKKIKTELCPRVSQFACPVCHRVYPMQKRLTQHMKTHSTEKPHMCDKCGKSFKKRYTFKVHLLTHIQTLGDSSFKCEFCDYTCDNKKLLLNHQLSHTNDKPFKCDYCKYSTSKEDFLVSHLAIKHTGEKPFSCDMCHFMTRHRKNLRLHVQCRHAEAFEEWSTSHPEEPVRRRRRPFFTLQQIEELKQQHDDTHGLHNAIVVDPDTLQAMQGMDNASVTQDALGNTTIIYEQAESTDLSAQNALDLLLNMSNARELVGNSLQVAVLKSDGRALEAGSWTGLASAPGQPQKVVTFHVSENGETVVQEAYEAASAETGELAQIAIEAYEGAEDFSVVEQAAEEIHSTGPGYSVESSSPASQATEDSGVSGSDNHKGHSDKYYLTSGLGDGELQQVELSSEAPGSPCTLGSPQQSLNPKRFSCRICMESFHGRSDMENHKRAHLDPGTFKCPDCDFTASSWPEVKTHMGLHAYLRPHKCPSCSFASKNKKDLRRHMMTHTNEKPFSCELCGQRFNRNGHLKFHMERLHSQDPPTRKPRSCTPQHTIIVNSDEEALASLQSLQANQAVINPERLQQALGQEHIIVAQDQTLSDQEEGSYIQQITTVDGQTIQHLMTGDNQVTEVQYIISQDGVQHLIPQEYVVVADGNHIQMPDGQIIQYEHDGTFLQEQQIALSHDGQIRYLPISSEQQIVSPEDLETAAHSAVSADAAMSQTQTVYTEATPEQLQQLQQQGIQYDVIHFTDE; from the exons ATGGACTCTGAGGAGATTGAGGTGGAGAGCAGTAGCGATGTGGGCCCCTCGGGGATGGAGGAGCCGTCTGAGAGTGGCATGGGCATGGAGTCGTCTGAGGCCATGTCTGCAGACAGCAGCGATGCCGCCTCGGCTCACCATGGCACACCGGCCCCCGAGTCTGACTGCCACGTGGGGCAGAGCTCAGAGGGGCTCATG GTGTTCCTCCCGGAGACCAGCTCGAGCACAGACGTCCGAGCCACTGCCCACCTCCCAGACTCCTCCTCGGTGGCCCAATCCACCAGCGTGTCCAGCGTCTCCACGGTAACCCAGTCCATCCTGGTGTCAGAGTCAGCCCAGGTGCTGGTCCACTCCAGCGCGGTGTCGGACGGGTGCATGATGGTGTCTGACTCCacggcctccacctcctcagacATGGGTTCCGCCATCGACAAAATCATTGAATCCACCATTGGGCCCGACATCATGAATG GTTGCATTGCAGTTACCAGTGCTGAGGATGGGGGTGCAGAATCAGACCGGTACCTGATTCTACAAGGACCAGATGATG GGGCGCCTATGGTGGCCCACATGTCCTCCTCGGCCTTGTCCAGCCGCATCGCTATTGAGGCCCTGTCAGAGGgtcccacctccacctgccatGACCAGGGGGACCTGCAGGGGGGTGTGGAGCCTGACCACTCCGACGACCAGCCAGGCCCCTCCGGCTACAGCTCGGCCCACCCTGACCAGCCCCAGCACTCCTCCCAGTATGTGGAGTGCAGTGGAGATGGGCCGGACCAGACCGGGGAGTCTTCCTCCTACATGGAATCGTCCAGAGAGGAGCCCGATCAGACCAGGTCCCGGTCCAGTTTTCCGGTGTATGGCCGGGCGGACAACTCGGACCAGGACCTTCCGGGGTACGTGGAGTGCAGTGGTGCCGACTCCAACCCCTCCCACCACGGCCGGCGCTACGTGGTGGAGTGCAGCGACAGGGGCTACCTGCCGTCGGCTGAGCGGCCGCAAAACTCTCGCTACATTGACAGTAGCGATGACCACTCTCAGAGCCGACAGTACGGGGCCCAGTATGGGGCACAGCACGGGGCGGATGCAGACTCGGAGCAGCCTGGCTGTTCACACTCCGAGTACCATCcccaggaggaggatgaggaggcagaACCAGACCAGCCCCAGCACTCTGGACAGCCTCAGAACTCCTGCTACCTGGAGACCAGCGAGGGGCCGGAGGGCTCCCTCTACGCCGACGAGGGCACTTCCTCAGACCAACCCTTTGCCGACACCGCTGGCCCCTGTGAGCTGTCTGAGGCTGTGGCTTGCGGCGAGTGCCAGCCGGGGCCATACATCAGCAGCAGCGGCACCTACTCCTCCCTTCCGGAGCCAGGCGCCGCGCCAAGGTCAGGGGGGGACGAGGAcgacaggggggtgggggcatcaGGCGTGGCGGCGGGGGaggggacggtggaggaggaggaggaggggagcgggACGCGGGCGCCAAACCTGGCTGAACTTGAGGAGATGATGGAGGTGGTGATCGTGCAGCAGTTCAAGTGCAAGATGTGTCCCTACAAAAGCGTCTCCAAGGACACGCTTATCAACCATATGAGGGACAGGCACTTCAAACCAGCAG GTGACTTCCCAAAGAAGCGCGGCCGCGGGCGTCCCAGGAAGAGCGAGCAACTGGCCCGTCTGAGGCGGGcagaggtgaagggagaggaggagaggaaccagAAACCCCCGgcaccagaggaggaggaagacgacaTTGTGGACGCGGGGGCCATTGACGACCCGGAAG AGGACAGTGACTATAACCCAGCAGACGAGGACTGCAGGGGCCGACCGCCTGTCCCTCTGCagaagcccccccctccctgctcctcctcctcccacggTCGCCCCCGGCGccgggccggccggcccagGAAGTTCAGCCTCATTGAGGAGGGCTACAGCACCAGAGGTG AGACAGCTTCTGGGAGCCCAGCCAAGAGACCTAAGACTAGCGCAGCGGAAGAGCCCAGCTTGCCGGAGGAGGCCAGCTCATCCGGCATGGGAAACAGACCGGTGCCTTCCAACGGCGGAGATGAGGCAGAGGCGGGCATCAGCCAGTCGGACTCCGAGAACAAAGACCCTTCCTCCAACATGCCGCTGGAGGAGGAGTTCTTCCCCAGGAAGAGAGGGCGACCCTCCAAGAGGTTCCTCCGTAAGAAGTACAAGAAGTACATGAACCGCAA TAGGTACTGTAAGTCCCTCAAGCCACTGGTGAGGCCTCACAACTGTTGGATCTGCGGCTCCCGCTTCATGTCCCAGGACGACCTGCGCTTCCATGTGGACTCCCATGAGGGCAACGACCCTGAACGCTTTAAGTGCCTCCAGTGTAACTACCGCTGCAAGCGCTGGTCCTCactcaag GAGCACATGTTCAACCACGAGGGCAACAAGCCTTTCAAGTGTGAGGAGTGCGACTACAGCAGCGTGTACAGAAAGGACGTGATCCgacactctgccacacacaaCAAGGACAA GAAAATAAAAACGGAGTTG TGTCCCAGGGTGTCCCAGTTCGCCTGCCCGGTGTGTCACAGGGTCTATCCCATGCAGAAAAGACTCACACAGCACATGAAGACGCACAGCACTGAGAAACCCCACATGTGTGACAAG TGTGGAAAGTCTTTCAAGAAGCGCTACACCTTCAAAGTGCATCTTCTGACCCACATCCAAACCCTAGGGGACAGTAG TTTCAAATGTGAGTTTTGCGACTACACCTGCGACAACAAGAAGCTGCTCCTTAATCACCAGCTATCCCACACCAACGACAAGCCCTTCAAGTGTGACTACTGTAAATACTCCACATCTAAAGAGGACTTCCTGGTGTCCCACCTGGCCATCAAGCACACAG GAGAGAAGCCATTCTCCTGCGACATGTGCCACTTCATGACGAGGCACAGGAAGAACCTGCGCCTGCACGTGCAGTGTCGCCACGCAGAGGCCTTCGAGGAGTGGAGCACCAGCCACCCCGAGGAGCCGgtccgccgccgccgccgcccctTCTTTACCTTGCAGCAGATTGAGGAGCTCAAGCAGCAGCATGACGACACGCACGGCCTGCACAACGCAATC GTGGTGGACCCTGATACGCTACAAGCTATGCAGGGCATGGACAATGCCTCTGTCACCCAGGATGCCTTGGGAAACACCACCATTATCTATGAACAAG CTGAGTCCACTGACCTGTCGGCCCAGAATGCCCTGGACCTGCTGTTGAACATGAGCAACGCGCGGGAGCTTGTTGGAAACTCCCTTCAG GTGGCAGTGTTGAAGTCTGATGGAAGGGCCCTAGAGGCAGGCTCCTGGACGGGCCTGGCCTCAGCGCCGGGCCAGCCCCAGAAGGTTGTGACCTTCCATGTATCGGAGAACGGCGAGACGGTGGTGCAGGAGGCCTACGAGGCGGCCAGCGCGGAGACGGGCGAGCTGGCGCAGATCGCCATCGAGGCGTACGAGGGGGCGGAGGACTTCAGCGTGGTGGAACAAGCGGCGGAAGAGATCCACAGCACCGGCCCCGGATACAG TGTGGAGAGCAGctccccagccagccaggccaCGGAGGACAGTGGCGTGTCGGGGTCAGACAACCACAAGGGTCACAGCGACAAATACTACCTGACCTCTGGGCTCGGGGACGGGGAGCTACAGCAGGTGGAG TTGAGCAGTGAGGCCCCTGGTTCTCCCTGCACGCTGGGCTCCCCCCAGCAGAGCCTCAACCCCAAGAGGTTCTCCTGCCGTATCTGCATGGAGTCCTTCCACGGACGCTCCGACATGGAGAACCACAAGAGGGCCCACCTGGACCCAGGGACCTTCAAGTGCCCTGACTGTGACTTCACAGCCTCGTCCTGGCCTGAGGTCAAG ACTCACATGGGGCTGCATGCCTACCTGCGGCCTCACAAGTGCCCCAGCTGCAGCTTCGCCTCCAAGAACAAGAAGGACCTGCGGCGGCACATGATGACACACACCAATGAGAAGCCCTTCTCCTGCGAGCTGTGCGGacagag GTTCAACCGTAACGGCCACCTCAAGTTCCACATGGAGCGCCTCCACAGCCAGGACCCCCCCACACGCAAGCCCCGCTCCTGCACCCCCCAGCACACCATCATCGTCAACAGTGACGAAGAGGCCCTGGCCTCACTGCAGT ccTTACAGGCTAACCAGGCAGTGATCAATCCTGAACGCCTGCAGCAGGCTTTGGGCCAGGAGCACATCATAGTAGCCCAGGACCAGACCCTTTCTGACCAG